The following proteins come from a genomic window of Pirellula staleyi DSM 6068:
- a CDS encoding ABC transporter permease, whose amino-acid sequence MAFEYQVIKYNEWLLGNPRDPREWGFLLGSIAILLILGMVIPLIWFLVASIPLGPSEAFYLVARSIFSGVTEDLPRFSMRRTMAIARVAIQEAIRNRVLVGFAVFVVLLLFAGLFLDVENGNPARVYLSTVLVSTNYLVLLMALFLSTFSLPNDIKNRTIYTVVTKPIRASEIVFGRIIGFAAVGTAMIAGMGLLSYIFVVRGLTHDHVVEVETVIEDESGSTSSGARLAGQTSRDSHHRHTFEVGPDGKGRTNLVMGHTHEVTRVGEGDDAKYLVGPPEGHLIARSPVFGSLVIRDRDGTVGKGINVGSEWEYRGYIEGGARSKSEASWTFSGITPERYPDGLPLELNLRVFRTFKGDIERGILGEIIIRNPNDKAKVRSSGPIPFESKEFVSDFRLIKRELTGALGSGSSKLDLFEDLVHEGQVEVVIRCAEPGQYFGVAQADVYLRPGDSTFELNMVKAYFSIWMQMLLVTSFGVTFSTFLSGPVAMLAALSGIILGYFGQFVREVATGAVEGGGPIESTIRLLTQQNVQNELDINSIAAMVVQGIDQVLMQSIRVATYVLPDYNRFDTTKFVANGYDIFSDVVLQQVTMAAVYTLVVAVVGYFFLKTREIAA is encoded by the coding sequence ATGGCGTTTGAATATCAAGTCATTAAGTACAACGAATGGCTGCTCGGCAATCCGCGGGATCCACGAGAATGGGGCTTTTTGCTCGGTTCGATCGCCATCCTGCTGATTCTCGGCATGGTGATTCCACTGATCTGGTTCCTAGTGGCTTCCATTCCACTCGGCCCCAGTGAAGCGTTCTATCTTGTGGCTCGCTCGATTTTCTCGGGGGTCACCGAAGATTTGCCACGCTTTTCAATGCGTCGCACCATGGCCATCGCTCGCGTTGCCATTCAAGAAGCGATTCGTAACCGCGTGCTCGTTGGCTTTGCCGTGTTCGTTGTGCTGCTGCTGTTCGCAGGTCTTTTTCTCGACGTCGAAAATGGTAACCCGGCGCGTGTTTACTTGAGCACCGTGCTTGTTTCTACCAACTATCTCGTGCTGCTGATGGCGCTCTTCCTCAGCACGTTCAGCTTACCCAACGACATCAAAAATCGAACGATCTACACCGTTGTCACCAAGCCGATTCGCGCCAGCGAAATTGTGTTCGGTCGTATCATCGGTTTTGCTGCTGTTGGCACAGCGATGATCGCGGGAATGGGTCTGCTCAGTTACATCTTCGTGGTGCGTGGTCTCACGCACGACCACGTCGTCGAAGTCGAAACTGTGATCGAGGACGAATCGGGAAGCACCAGCAGCGGCGCACGACTCGCCGGTCAAACCTCGCGAGATTCGCACCATCGTCACACGTTTGAAGTCGGTCCCGATGGCAAAGGGCGCACCAATTTGGTGATGGGTCACACGCACGAAGTGACCCGTGTCGGCGAAGGAGACGACGCGAAGTATCTCGTCGGACCACCTGAAGGACATCTGATCGCTCGCTCCCCGGTGTTCGGTTCGCTGGTGATTCGCGATCGCGACGGCACCGTTGGCAAAGGGATTAACGTCGGTAGCGAATGGGAATATCGCGGCTACATCGAAGGTGGAGCACGCAGCAAGTCCGAAGCCTCTTGGACCTTCAGCGGCATCACTCCCGAGCGCTATCCCGATGGTCTCCCGCTCGAACTCAACCTGCGTGTGTTCCGCACGTTCAAAGGTGATATCGAACGCGGTATTCTCGGCGAAATCATCATTCGCAATCCCAACGATAAAGCCAAAGTTCGCAGCAGCGGTCCGATCCCGTTTGAGTCGAAGGAATTCGTTTCCGACTTCCGTTTGATCAAGCGAGAATTGACCGGCGCACTCGGTAGCGGGTCGAGCAAACTCGATCTCTTTGAAGATCTGGTGCACGAAGGTCAAGTGGAAGTGGTGATTCGCTGTGCGGAACCAGGCCAATACTTTGGTGTGGCTCAGGCCGACGTTTATCTCCGTCCCGGCGACAGCACGTTCGAACTCAACATGGTGAAGGCCTACTTCAGCATCTGGATGCAGATGCTGCTGGTGACCAGCTTCGGCGTCACCTTCAGCACCTTCCTGAGTGGTCCTGTGGCTATGCTCGCCGCACTTTCGGGAATCATTCTCGGCTACTTCGGACAATTTGTTCGCGAGGTGGCGACCGGTGCTGTCGAAGGTGGTGGACCGATCGAGTCGACGATTCGATTGCTCACTCAGCAGAACGTGCAGAACGAACTCGATATCAACAGCATTGCCGCCATGGTGGTGCAAGGGATCGACCAGGTCTTGATGCAGTCGATTCGCGTCGCCACATATGTGCTGCCCGATTACAACCGGTTTGATACGACCAAGTTTGTTGCCAACGGCTACGACATCTTCAGCGATGTGGTGC